In Mytilus edulis chromosome 13, xbMytEdul2.2, whole genome shotgun sequence, a single window of DNA contains:
- the LOC139501218 gene encoding solute carrier family 2, facilitated glucose transporter member 5-like, which produces MVVTERKVKYTRTLLFSIFIAVFGNSFLYGYSIGDVNNPAGVMRVFYVKVLWERAGKIPKDWDGSDISPVVAQNGTASTTTLGPVSNSTNTSMSLLEQMKKYSEEDDFVELLWSITVSIFVLFGMIGSFMSGKLAERLGRRGGMMAITFIMMIAAVIGGIPIAAQSFEVIIVHRALVGLHNGLSLSLNALYLAEISPKKIRGAVGTCQQLFITVGILTSNILGVSKVFGTDTLWPGVFIFNAFPAIVCLIGLPFCPESPRYLLITKGKVEEARTAMKRLTGYSDVEDELDEMKAEASKQKSVKSFTLKQLLVAPELRLPVIIACALQAGQQASGINAVMSYSSFMYKNAGVPAHTVEWVVCGTSLINMLTTIPAVPLMERLGRRPLLIYPMSCMLVSFIVLTIFHNLQYVDHMESHHNIFAIIGIIAMHTYVMGFALGLGPIPFFVVGEIFRQEPRSAAMSISLCFNWVCNFILMLVFRFMQKGLSGYVYLPFCAVLLLTIIFIVLVVPETKNRTFDDVAAELSHGFRLLKRKGGLPEKEENSELKPMTS; this is translated from the exons AGGAAGGTGAAATACACAAGAACCcttttatttagtatatttatcgCCGTTTTTGGAAATTCTTTCCTCTATGGATACAGCATCGGAGATGTCAACAATCCTGCCGGG GTAATGAGAGTTTTCTACGTTAAAGTTCTGTGGGAAAGGGCTGGCAAAATACCAAAAGACTGGGATGGAAGCGACATATCACCGGTAGTTGCACAAAATGGAACCGCCTCTACTACTACACTAGGGCCAGTATCTAATTCAACAAATACGTCAATGAGCTTATTAGAACAAATGAAGAAATATTCAGAAGAAGACGATTTTGTAGAGCTTTTATGGTCAATAACTGTttctatttttgtattatttggaATGATCGGATCGTTTATGTCAGGAAAACTTGCAGAAAGACTTGGAAG GCGAGGTGGTATGATGGCAATCACTTTCATCATGATGATAGCTGCAGTGATTGGTGGAATACCTATCGCGGCTCAATCATTTGAAGTTATCATAGTTCACAGGGCACTAGTAGGACTTCATAATG gtcttagTTTGAGTCTAAATGCATTATACTTAGCTGAAATTTCACCGAAGAAAATACGGGGAGCTGTTGGTACCTGTCAACAGTTATTCATCACAGTAGGAATCTTAACTTCCAACATCTTAGGTGTTAGTAAAGTATTTG GTACTGATACACTCTGGCCTGGTGTATttatatttaatgcttttccTGCTATCGTTTGTCTAATTGGACTTCCATTCTGTCCTGAGAGTCCGAGGTATCTGTTGATAACAAAGGGGAAAGTAGAGGAGGCACGAACAG CAATGAAAAGATTGACAGGGTACAGCGATGTGGAAGATGAACTAGATGAGATGAAAGCAGAAGCAAGCAAACAAAAAAGTGTTAAATCATTTACCTTAAAACAACTGCTGGTAGCCCCAGAGTTACGGCTGCCTGTCATCATAGCATGTGCGCTACAAGCTGGACAACAAGCTTCCGGTATTAATGCT GTGATGTCTTATTCAAGTTTCATGTATAAAAACGCTGGTGTGCCAGCTCACACCGTAGAATGGGTTGTCTGTGGTACCAGTCTTATAAACATGCTAACAACAATCCCAGCCGTACCGTTGATGGAACGGCTAGGCCGGCGGCCTCTTTTGATATATCCTATGTCATGCATGTTGGTGTCGTTCATAGTTCTTACAATATTCCATAATTTACAATACGTAGATCATATGGAG TCGCATCATAATATATTTGCCATCATAGGCATCATAGCTATGCATACATATGTAATGGGATTTGCATTAGGACTAG GTCCTATTCCATTTTTTGTTGTCGGGGAAATTTTCCGACAAGAACCCCGATCTGCTGCTATGAGCATTTCTCTATGTTTCAACTGGGTGTGTAACTTTATATTGATGCTTGTGTTTCGTTTTATGCAG AAAGGATTATCGGGATATGTTTATCTGCCGTTTTGTGCTGTTCTTTTGTTAACAATAATTTTCATAGTATTAGTTGTTCCCGAAACAAAAAATCGCACGTTTGATGACGTAGCAGCAGAGCTGTCACATGGATTTAGACTACTAAAACGAAAAGGAGGCTTACCGGAAAAGGAAGAGAACAGTGAACTTAAACCAATGACAAGCTGA